From one Plantibacter flavus genomic stretch:
- a CDS encoding TetR/AcrR family transcriptional regulator, giving the protein MTTTQAPASGSRAPRRDAAENRLALLEAARLALRSDPDASLETIAAAAGLTRRSVYGHFATRDELVNAVVVAGAERVAASITAVRGEDPLTTIALIGDVLWAQVDHVRIMAPLAVRGPLRAVTAAALEPVRTLLLRTVEAGVADGSIRPDIDAGVLARLVESTAVGVLEEATRSGLSTSAGRRLVMLATLGAVGLSWQDATAVADRADTGHAGTHRHTAGTGTNEEPSHAR; this is encoded by the coding sequence ATGACCACCACCCAAGCGCCTGCTAGCGGGTCGCGCGCCCCTCGTCGCGACGCCGCGGAGAACCGCCTCGCGCTGCTCGAAGCCGCCCGCCTGGCGCTCCGCAGCGACCCCGACGCCAGCCTCGAGACCATCGCGGCCGCCGCCGGCCTCACCCGCCGTTCGGTGTACGGACACTTCGCCACGCGCGACGAGCTCGTGAACGCCGTCGTCGTGGCTGGGGCCGAGCGCGTCGCCGCGTCGATCACGGCCGTCCGAGGCGAGGACCCGCTCACCACCATCGCGCTCATCGGCGACGTCCTCTGGGCCCAGGTGGACCACGTCCGGATCATGGCGCCGCTCGCCGTCCGCGGGCCGCTCCGCGCCGTCACGGCGGCAGCCCTCGAACCCGTTCGGACCCTCCTCCTCCGCACCGTCGAGGCCGGTGTCGCGGACGGTTCCATCCGCCCCGACATCGACGCCGGCGTCCTCGCCCGACTCGTCGAGAGCACGGCCGTCGGGGTGCTCGAAGAGGCGACCCGGTCCGGCCTCTCGACGAGCGCCGGCCGCCGCCTCGTCATGCTCGCCACGCTCGGGGCTGTCGGTCTGTCGTGGCAGGACGCCACGGCGGTCGCCGACCGCGCCGACACCGGACACGCAGGCACCCACCGGCACACCGCCGGCACCGGCACGAACGAGGAGCCCTCCCATGCGCGTTGA
- a CDS encoding YhgE/Pip family protein has protein sequence MKIFAMIRAELSRLWATPMSRLALVALMCVPLLYGGLYLWANQDPYAKLDQVPVALVVEDTGAPATDDTTGDATGETENYGDDIADQLIEDGSFAWHEVSAADAARGVNDGTFDFSVTIPADFSTSLTSASGDAPQQATVQLTTNDANSYLATTIGEQAVKQIKATIVQTVNRQAAGRFLIALDTIKTKLVDATSGATQLADGAQQAFDGAGTAQAGAATLASGTAQIAAGTASLPSQTDQLASGAEQVASGTSTLAGKGDEVGAAAQRLVDSIPTARAQISQTLAENGFTPEQIAQVLALLDPVAADATTANERVQTVVSQVDQLNSGAQQVAGGARTLSDAMPALASGTQQAADGAASLQTGLTTLQTGLGTLRDGIVTLRDGLQSGADAIPATTADSRELQAKTIADPVKLTNSSVTSAGTYGAGLAPFFVSLAAWIGIYALFLIVKPVSRRAITALHSPIKVTVAGWLTPGLLGTIQMVALFGILAGALHFEVHNPLATYGMMALASLTFAAIILTLNVWFGSVGQFLGLVLMVAQLVTAGGTFPWQTLPAPLAALHHVLPMSYAVDGMRQLMYGGRMDAALQDAGVLLAWLAIALSLSAIGVTRMTHARTLRDLRPSLIG, from the coding sequence GTGAAGATCTTCGCGATGATCCGCGCCGAACTGTCCCGCCTGTGGGCCACGCCCATGTCGCGGCTCGCCCTCGTCGCCCTCATGTGCGTCCCGCTGCTCTACGGCGGCCTGTACCTCTGGGCGAACCAGGACCCGTACGCCAAGCTCGACCAGGTGCCCGTGGCGCTCGTCGTCGAGGACACCGGTGCGCCGGCGACCGACGACACCACCGGCGACGCGACCGGCGAGACGGAGAACTACGGCGACGACATCGCCGACCAGCTCATCGAGGACGGCTCGTTCGCCTGGCACGAGGTCAGCGCGGCCGACGCCGCCCGGGGGGTGAACGACGGGACCTTCGACTTCAGCGTCACGATCCCCGCCGACTTCTCGACCTCCCTCACCTCCGCGTCGGGCGACGCCCCGCAGCAGGCGACGGTGCAGCTCACGACGAACGACGCCAACAGCTACCTGGCGACGACCATCGGCGAGCAGGCCGTCAAGCAGATCAAAGCGACCATCGTGCAGACGGTGAACCGCCAGGCCGCCGGCCGGTTCCTCATCGCGCTCGACACGATCAAGACGAAGCTCGTCGACGCCACCTCGGGCGCGACGCAGCTGGCCGACGGCGCACAGCAGGCCTTCGACGGCGCCGGGACCGCCCAGGCCGGCGCTGCGACCCTCGCGTCCGGCACGGCCCAGATCGCCGCGGGGACGGCCAGCCTGCCCTCGCAGACCGATCAGCTGGCCTCGGGTGCCGAGCAGGTCGCGTCCGGGACGTCGACCCTCGCCGGCAAGGGTGACGAGGTCGGAGCAGCCGCCCAGCGACTCGTCGACTCGATCCCCACGGCCCGCGCCCAGATCTCACAGACGCTCGCGGAGAACGGTTTCACCCCCGAGCAGATCGCCCAGGTGCTGGCGCTCCTCGACCCGGTGGCAGCCGACGCCACGACGGCGAACGAGCGCGTCCAGACCGTCGTCTCACAGGTCGACCAGCTCAACAGCGGTGCCCAGCAGGTCGCCGGAGGCGCCCGGACGCTGAGTGACGCGATGCCCGCGCTCGCCTCGGGGACGCAGCAGGCCGCCGACGGCGCGGCGTCGCTGCAGACCGGCCTCACGACCCTGCAGACGGGCCTCGGCACCCTCCGTGACGGCATCGTCACCCTCCGCGACGGTCTGCAGTCCGGCGCGGACGCCATCCCAGCGACCACCGCGGACTCCCGCGAACTCCAGGCCAAGACGATCGCCGACCCGGTCAAGCTGACCAACTCCTCCGTGACGAGCGCGGGCACCTACGGAGCGGGACTCGCGCCGTTCTTCGTCAGCCTCGCCGCCTGGATCGGCATCTACGCGCTCTTCCTCATCGTCAAGCCGGTCTCGCGGCGCGCGATCACGGCGCTCCACAGCCCCATCAAGGTGACCGTCGCCGGCTGGCTCACGCCCGGCCTCCTCGGCACGATCCAGATGGTCGCGCTGTTCGGGATCCTCGCCGGCGCCCTGCACTTCGAGGTCCACAACCCGCTCGCGACCTACGGGATGATGGCGCTCGCGTCCCTCACCTTCGCGGCGATCATCCTGACGCTCAACGTGTGGTTCGGCAGCGTCGGACAGTTCCTCGGCCTCGTGCTCATGGTCGCCCAGCTCGTCACGGCCGGAGGCACGTTCCCGTGGCAGACACTCCCGGCGCCGCTGGCCGCACTGCACCATGTGCTCCCGATGTCCTACGCCGTCGACGGCATGCGCCAGTTGATGTACGGGGGACGGATGGACGCCGCCCTGCAGGACGCCGGAGTCCTGCTGGCCTGGCTGGCGATCGCACTGAGCCTCTCGGCGATCGGCGTGACGCGGATGACGCACGCCAGGACGCTGCGCGACCTCCGGCCGAGCCTCATCGGCTAG
- a CDS encoding DUF3151 domain-containing protein — protein sequence MATPPTLLPDDSATDAEFHAAVGSIEALADLLAAHPRSSLGWALLADAVHDPQSPIPGYAAARVGYHRGLDSLRAAGWRGQGPIPWSHAPNRGVLRSLYALRRSAKAIGETEEVERLDAFLREADPTASEEIEYLVAAAAPPTSAIVILGSD from the coding sequence ATGGCAACCCCTCCGACACTGCTGCCGGACGACAGCGCCACCGATGCCGAGTTCCACGCGGCCGTCGGTTCGATCGAGGCGCTGGCGGACCTCCTCGCGGCCCACCCCCGCTCCTCGCTCGGCTGGGCGCTCCTCGCCGACGCCGTCCACGACCCGCAGTCGCCGATCCCCGGCTACGCGGCCGCGCGGGTCGGGTACCACCGCGGCCTGGACTCGCTCCGTGCCGCCGGCTGGCGCGGTCAGGGCCCGATCCCGTGGTCGCACGCGCCGAACCGCGGGGTGTTGCGCTCGCTCTACGCGCTCCGCCGCTCCGCGAAGGCGATCGGCGAGACCGAAGAGGTCGAGCGTCTCGACGCCTTCCTGCGCGAGGCCGACCCCACCGCGTCGGAGGAGATCGAGTACCTCGTCGCGGCGGCGGCACCGCCGACCTCCGCGATCGTCATCCTCGGCTCCGACTAG